From the genome of Argentina anserina chromosome 4, drPotAnse1.1, whole genome shotgun sequence, one region includes:
- the LOC126790040 gene encoding U3 small nucleolar RNA-associated protein 18 homolog, with amino-acid sequence MSLISQNIPSAFNSSKSKREVPDEPAFMQANDGNEDGKEMSLDVMRVNKRKKARNEVDEKDLVEQEKEMKKLESFLFGNIYAPVEFGKEDEDEAGDAVDNGSSLFFVDRSANNVLSVDEDDGEVLEEETKQRKAVWEDDEEAKANVNIAKVNRLRKLRKEEDESLISGSEYVSRLRAQHVKLNPGTEWAQLDSEPRSTRYSDDESSDDDYTAVVAHGYKDIGAADDLLRTNEDFVVKSSSKLLPGLLEYSILTDANAEEPSNGPINSVQFHRNAQLLLTAGLDRRLRFFQIDGKRNAKIESIFIDDCPIRKAAFLPDGSQVIIAGRRKFFYSFDLVKAKVDRIGPLVGREEKSLEVFEVSPDSSTIAFVGNEGYILLVSTKTKELIGTLKMNGTARSLAFSEDGKQLLSSGGDGQIYHWDLRTGACFHKAVDEGCINGTSLCTSPSGKLFAAGSDSGIVNIYNREEFLGGKRKPIKTIENLTTKVDFLKFNTDSQILAICSSMKKNSLKLVHVPSLTVFSNWPPQKKTLHYPRCLDFSPGGGFMAMGNAAGKVLLYKLHHYHDA; translated from the coding sequence ATGAGTTTAATATCGCAGAATATCCCTTCGGCTTTTAACTCGAGCAAGAGCAAAAGGGAGGTTCCTGATGAGCCTGCGTTCATGCAAGCGAATGATGGGAATGAAGATGGGAAAGAAATGAGTTTAGATGTTATGAGGGTGAACAAGAGAAAGAAAGCGCGCAACGAGGTTGATGAGAAAGATCTGGTGGAGCAAGAGAAGGAAATGAAGAAGCTGGAGAGCTTTTTGTTTGGAAACATTTATGCCCCGGTGGAGTTTGGGAAGGAGGATGAGGATGAAGCAGGAGATGCAGTGGATAATGGCTCTTCACTGTTCTTTGTGGATCGTTCTGCGAATAATGTGCTTTCTGTTGATGAAGACGATGGAGAAGTATTGGAGGAAGAAACTAAGCAGAGGAAAGCTGTCTgggaggatgatgaagaggcAAAGGCCAACGTGAACATTGCCAAAGTTAATAGATTAAGGAAGCtgaggaaggaagaggatgAGAGTTTGATTTCTGGTTCTGAGTATGTTTCAAGATTGAGGGCACAGCATGTTAAGCTGAACCCTGGAACCGAGTGGGCTCAACTTGATTCAGAGCCAAGGAGCACTAGATATTCTGACGATGAATCATCAGATGATGATTATACGGCAGTAGTAGCCCATGGCTACAAGGATATTGGAGCTGCTGATGATCTCCTTCGAACAAATGAGGATTTTGTTGTGAAGAGCAGTTCAAAGTTGTTGCCTGGGCTTCTTGAATATTCAATACTGACAGATGCAAACGCAGAAGAACCTTCTAATGGTCCTATAAATTCGGTGCAGTTTCATAGAAATGCTCAGTTGCTTCTGACTGCTGGATTGGATCGAAGGCTTAGGTTTTTCCAGATTGATGGTAAACGTAATGCTAAAATCGAAAGCATCTTCATTGATGATTGTCCAATCCGGAAGGCAGCTTTTTTGCCTGATGGCTCTCAGGTTATTATAGCTGGAAGGAGGAAGTTTTTTTACAGCTTTGATTTAGTGAAGGCCAAAGTTGATCGGATAGGACCCCTTGTTGGTAGAGAGGAAAAGAGCTTGGAAGTTTTTGAGGTTTCCCCTGATTCTAGTACAATTGCCTTTGTGGGAAATGAAGGATATATCTTGTTGGTTTCCACTAAAACTAAGGAATTGATTGGGACACTGAAGATGAATGGAACTGCTCGTTCTTTAGCTTTTTCTGAAGATGGGAAGCAATTATTGAGCTCTGGCGGAGATGGACAGATTTACCACTGGGATTTGAGAACCGGAGCTTGCTTCCATAAGGCTGTTGATGAAGGTTGTATAAATGGCACTTCTCTGTGTACATCTCCAAGTGGAAAACTGTTTGCTGCTGGTTCAGACAGCGGGATTGTCAATATCTACAACAGGGAAGAGTTCTTAGGAGGCAAGAGGAAACCTATCAAGACAATCGAGAATCTCACAACCAAAGTAGATTTTCTAAAGTTCAATACCGATTCTCAAATCCTGGCTATCTGTTCAAGCATGAAGAAGAACAGCTTGAAGTTGGTACATGTTCCATCATTGACTGTCTTCTCTAACTGGCCTCCGCAAAAGAAGACCCTGCACTATCCCCGGTGCTTGGATTTCAGTCCTGGTGGAGGTTTCATGGCCATGGGAAATGCTGCTGGAAAAGTGTTGCTTTACAAGTTGCACCACTATCATGATGCATAA
- the LOC126792198 gene encoding probable glucan endo-1,3-beta-glucosidase A6, producing MASLAFLLLFPLLCLSAAEISSKIGINYGQIGNNLPSPNRSVELIKSMKIGRLKLYDANPEILRLLGGTNISVSIMVPNNEITSIASNQSTADEWVRNNVLPYYPKTMIRYLLVGNEILSYFSDQDRRLWHDLVPAMTKIKHSLRAKNITNIKIGTPLAMDVLQASFPPSSGAFRSDVSETVMVPLLRFLNRTKSFFFIDVYPYFPWSADPKNISLDYALLKNISNNTSLQYTDPVSGLVYTNLLDQMLDSLIFAMAKLGYPHIRLLIAETGWPNSGGEQNQPGANVHNAATYNRNLVQKIVTKPTIGTPVRPGVVIPTFLFALYDENQKGGPGTERHWGLLYADGTPVYDIDLTGKRPANDYEPLPEKKHFIKRIHYDD from the exons ATGGCGTCTTTGGCTTTTCTTTTGCTCTTTCCTCTCCTTTGTCTTTCAG CTGCTGAGATTTCAAGCAAGATTGGCATAAACTACGGGCAGATAGGAAACAATTTGCCTTCACCAAATCGATCCGTCGAGCTCATAAAATCCATGAAAATAGGGCGTTTGAAGCTCTATGACGCCAACCCTGAAATCTTAAGACTCCTAGGAGGAACCAATATCTCAGTCTCCATCATGGTCCCGAACAATGAAATCACTAGCATTGCCTCAAACCAATCCACGGCAGATGAATGGGTTAGAAACAATGTCCTTCCCTACTACCCAAAAACCATGATCCGGTACCTTCTTGTAGGCAATGAAATCCTCAGCTACTTCTCGGACCAAGACCGCCGGTTATGGCACGATCTAGTCCCAGCCATGACTAAAATCAAGCACTCTCTCAGAGCCAAAAATATCACCAACATCAAAATCGGTACACCATTAGCAATGGACGTGCTTCAAGCAAGTTTCCCACCATCAAGTGGTGCTTTCCGGTCCGATGTATCGGAAACCGTCATGGTTCCATTGCTCAGATTCTTGAACAGGACCAagtcatttttcttcattgatGTGTACCCTTATTTCCCATGGTCCGCAGACCCCAAAAACATTAGCCTAGACTATGCATTACTGAAAAATATTAGTAACAACACTAGTCTACAGTACACTGACCCTGTAAGTGGTTTGGTCTATACCAATCTTCTAGACCAAATGCTAGACTCCTTGATTTTTGCCATGGCCAAGCTCGGTTACCCCCACATTCGGCTTTTAATAGCAGAGACCGGGTGGCCAAACTCCGGCGGTGAACAAAACCAACCAGGGGCTAATGTACACAATGCCGCCACATATAACCGAAATTTGGTACAAAAAATTGTTACTAAGCCTACGATTGGAACACCAGTGAGGCCTGGTGTGGTGATACCAACATTCTTATTTGCATTGTACGATGAAAATCAGAAGGGTGGTCCGGGAACAGAGAGGCACTGGGGATTGTTATATGCTGATGGAACTCCTGTTTATGATATTGATTTGACCGGGAAGCGACCGGCGAATGACTACGAACCATTGCCAGAGAAGAAGCACTTTATAAAGAGAATTCACTACGACGATTGA